One region of Terricaulis silvestris genomic DNA includes:
- the ispG gene encoding flavodoxin-dependent (E)-4-hydroxy-3-methylbut-2-enyl-diphosphate synthase, whose translation MDGAHGDLHHIRPWRRIERRRSRKIRVGNVEVGGDAPITVQSMTNTPTADAAATIDQIRRLEEAGADIVRVSCPDEESTAAFAKIARAAKVPLVADIHFHYRRALEAAAAGAACLRINPGNIGAASRVKEVVQAAKDHGCSIRIGVNAGSLEQHLLEKYGEPCPEAMVESALGHIALLEEHDFREYKVSVKASDPFLTAAAYHALADATDAPLHLGVTEAGALRTGTVKSSIAMGSLLWAGIGDTIRVSLAADPVEEIKVGNDLLKSLGLRHRGVTIIACPSCARQGFNVIATVDELERRVAHIAEPITLSIIGCVVNGPGEALMTDFGFTGGGKGAGMVYVAGQADHKVDNASMIDHIVGLVEERARAIRDASEPAKG comes from the coding sequence ATGGACGGCGCGCACGGCGACTTGCACCACATCCGCCCCTGGCGGCGGATTGAGCGCCGGCGCTCACGCAAGATCCGCGTGGGCAACGTCGAGGTCGGCGGCGATGCGCCGATCACCGTCCAGTCCATGACCAATACGCCGACTGCCGACGCCGCGGCGACCATCGATCAGATCCGGCGATTGGAAGAGGCCGGCGCCGACATCGTGCGGGTGTCCTGCCCCGACGAAGAATCCACGGCCGCCTTCGCCAAGATTGCACGAGCGGCGAAAGTACCGCTCGTCGCGGACATCCACTTTCACTACCGACGCGCCCTAGAGGCTGCTGCCGCCGGCGCGGCTTGCTTGCGCATCAACCCCGGCAACATCGGCGCGGCGTCACGCGTCAAAGAAGTGGTGCAGGCCGCAAAGGATCATGGTTGCTCGATCCGCATCGGCGTCAACGCCGGTTCGCTTGAGCAGCATCTACTGGAGAAGTACGGCGAGCCTTGTCCCGAAGCGATGGTTGAAAGCGCGCTTGGCCACATCGCTTTGCTCGAGGAGCACGACTTTCGCGAATACAAGGTCAGCGTGAAGGCGTCGGACCCGTTTCTCACCGCTGCCGCGTATCACGCGCTCGCGGACGCCACCGACGCGCCGCTACACCTCGGCGTCACCGAAGCTGGCGCGCTGCGCACAGGCACAGTGAAGTCGTCTATCGCCATGGGCTCACTGCTGTGGGCAGGCATTGGCGACACCATTCGCGTTTCGCTTGCCGCAGACCCGGTTGAGGAGATCAAGGTCGGCAACGATCTGCTGAAGTCACTTGGCCTGCGCCACCGCGGCGTGACCATCATCGCGTGCCCCTCATGCGCGCGGCAGGGCTTCAACGTCATCGCGACCGTCGACGAGCTTGAAAGGCGCGTCGCACACATTGCCGAGCCGATCACTCTGTCGATTATCGGTTGCGTCGTGAACGGGCCGGGCGAGGCGCTGATGACAGACTTTGGCTTCACCGGTGGCGGCAAGGGCGCCGGCATGGTCTATGTCGCCGGTCAAGCCGACCACAAGGTCGACAATGCCTCGATGATCGACCATATCGTGGGCTTGGTTGAGGAACGCGCCCGCGCGATCCGCGACGCCAGCGAACCGGCGAAGGGTTAA
- the prfA gene encoding peptide chain release factor 1: MSDLARLERRLNQAVDRFERVEARLAAATDGAEIVKLGQEHAELKPLVDAISAVKFVRSDISNLEAMAKDGDAEMAALARDELQAAKDKLPELEQAALLLLAPKDKDESASAILEVRAGTGGDEAALFAADLFRMYQKYASSRRWRFDVESLSETGLGGLKEATASITGPGVFGRLRFESGVHRVQRVPETEAGGRIHTSAATVAVLPQPEGDVDIVVDDKDIRIDTMRASGAGGQHVNKTDSAVRITHIPSGIVVIAQEKSQHQNRANAMKVLKAKLYDAERARQDAERAAERKGQVGSGDRSERIRTYNFPQGRVTDHRINLTLYNLSEVIEGAIDPVLDALAAEDRARKLAALEDDA; this comes from the coding sequence ATGTCTGATCTAGCGCGCCTGGAACGCCGCCTGAACCAGGCAGTCGATCGCTTTGAGCGTGTGGAAGCGCGTTTGGCGGCTGCCACCGATGGCGCCGAGATCGTCAAGCTTGGCCAAGAGCACGCTGAGCTCAAACCTTTGGTGGATGCGATCTCTGCGGTGAAATTCGTCCGTTCGGACATTTCCAATCTCGAAGCGATGGCCAAGGACGGCGACGCCGAGATGGCGGCGCTTGCACGGGATGAACTCCAAGCCGCAAAGGACAAGCTTCCCGAGTTGGAGCAAGCAGCGCTGCTGCTCCTCGCGCCGAAGGACAAAGACGAAAGCGCCTCCGCTATCCTCGAAGTTCGCGCAGGCACGGGCGGCGACGAAGCAGCTTTGTTCGCCGCTGATCTTTTCCGCATGTATCAGAAATACGCGTCGTCGCGACGTTGGCGGTTTGACGTTGAGAGCCTCTCCGAAACCGGCCTCGGCGGATTGAAGGAGGCCACTGCCAGCATCACCGGTCCCGGCGTGTTCGGTCGCCTGCGCTTCGAAAGCGGCGTGCATCGGGTGCAACGTGTGCCGGAGACTGAAGCGGGTGGGCGCATTCATACATCGGCAGCGACGGTGGCGGTGCTGCCGCAGCCCGAGGGTGACGTCGACATTGTCGTCGACGACAAGGACATTCGTATCGACACCATGCGCGCATCCGGCGCCGGCGGTCAGCACGTCAACAAGACGGACTCCGCTGTCCGCATCACGCACATTCCGAGCGGCATCGTGGTGATCGCGCAAGAAAAATCGCAGCACCAGAACCGAGCCAACGCCATGAAGGTGCTGAAAGCAAAGCTCTACGATGCAGAGCGTGCGCGCCAGGACGCGGAGCGCGCTGCGGAACGCAAGGGACAAGTGGGTTCCGGCGATCGCAGCGAACGCATCCGCACCTACAATTTTCCGCAGGGTCGCGTCACAGACCATCGCATCAATCTGACACTCTACAACCTCAGTGAAGTCATCGAAGGCGCGATCGATCCGGTGCTTGATGCGCTGGCAGCCGAGGATCGGGCGCGGAAGCTGGCAGCGCTTGAGGACGACGCGTGA
- the prmC gene encoding peptide chain release factor N(5)-glutamine methyltransferase: MSTALVTLWTDVKRRLEAAGVDTPVFDARLLVEAGASVSRLDIVTDPRRVLSDEQVAAVDALTRRREAREPVAHIIGRRHFWTIELAVTPDVLIPRPETELLVESAIHVLTPDQPASVLDLGVGSGAILFAILKERPHAIGVGIDVSGDALGIARLNADALGLSDRVDLRVSDWASDVEGQFDLVVSNPPYIPSKDIDTLEPEVARFEPRLALDGGADGLNAYRAIVAALPRLLKPEGTFALEVGIGQAEDVRALAEAAGLSTGPAKRDLAGIPRVVNGWRAA; this comes from the coding sequence GTGAGTACAGCGCTCGTCACGCTCTGGACGGATGTGAAGCGACGCCTGGAGGCGGCGGGCGTGGATACGCCGGTGTTTGATGCGCGGCTGTTGGTGGAAGCGGGGGCAAGTGTTTCGCGCCTGGATATTGTCACCGATCCGCGCCGTGTTCTGAGCGATGAGCAAGTGGCCGCTGTCGATGCGCTGACGCGCCGCCGCGAAGCGCGCGAGCCGGTGGCGCATATCATCGGGCGTCGGCACTTCTGGACAATCGAACTCGCCGTCACGCCGGACGTGCTGATCCCGCGTCCAGAGACAGAGCTGCTGGTGGAATCCGCGATCCACGTCTTGACGCCAGACCAGCCCGCGAGTGTGCTCGATCTGGGCGTCGGCTCTGGTGCAATCCTTTTCGCGATCCTCAAGGAACGCCCACACGCGATTGGCGTGGGCATCGACGTGAGTGGCGATGCGCTTGGGATCGCACGGCTCAATGCCGATGCACTAGGCTTGTCCGACCGCGTTGACTTGCGTGTCAGCGATTGGGCTTCAGACGTCGAAGGTCAGTTCGATCTCGTCGTCTCCAACCCACCGTACATTCCATCGAAGGACATCGACACGCTGGAGCCTGAAGTGGCGCGGTTTGAACCGCGCCTTGCACTCGACGGCGGCGCTGACGGTCTGAATGCGTACCGCGCGATCGTCGCCGCTCTGCCGCGTTTACTCAAACCCGAGGGGACGTTCGCGCTTGAGGTTGGCATCGGCCAAGCAGAGGACGTTCGCGCTTTGGCGGAGGCCGCAGGCTTATCCACTGGCCCTGCCAAGCGGGATCTCGCGGGAATCCCCCGTGTGGTGAATGGCTGGCGTGCGGCATGA
- a CDS encoding DUF4167 domain-containing protein, producing the protein MKRQRGRGRRPGGGGGGGGGGSHQPHNNNPNRTMESNGPETKVRGPASVIYERYLQLARDATSSGDRVLGENYLQHADHYFRLVRSMQPAQPHPQQQQDRFNDAERDGYEEGSQEMDRAEGGETSPEGDEQPDAEFSQGQPQHGQDREGGNRRRGRRNRFRPGEGEGAEAAPREGGGEERTESRPPREPRAEGEAREPRRERAPREQREEREAGPEGFSSGPKPAFLRGD; encoded by the coding sequence ATGAAGCGTCAACGAGGCCGCGGTCGTAGACCAGGCGGCGGCGGTGGCGGAGGCGGTGGTGGCAGCCACCAGCCACACAACAACAACCCGAACCGGACCATGGAAAGTAATGGTCCCGAAACCAAAGTGCGCGGACCCGCGTCCGTCATATATGAGCGCTACCTGCAGTTGGCGCGCGATGCGACGAGTTCTGGTGATCGCGTCTTAGGCGAGAACTACCTCCAGCACGCCGATCACTATTTCCGCCTCGTGCGCTCGATGCAGCCGGCGCAGCCGCATCCGCAGCAACAACAGGATCGCTTCAACGACGCCGAGCGCGACGGCTACGAAGAAGGCTCGCAAGAGATGGATCGCGCCGAAGGCGGAGAGACGTCACCTGAGGGCGATGAGCAGCCGGACGCTGAATTCTCTCAAGGGCAACCGCAACACGGACAAGACCGCGAAGGCGGCAACCGTCGCCGCGGCCGTCGCAACCGTTTCCGTCCGGGTGAAGGCGAAGGGGCGGAAGCCGCGCCCCGCGAAGGCGGCGGGGAAGAACGTACGGAAAGCCGCCCGCCGCGCGAGCCTCGCGCTGAAGGCGAAGCCCGCGAACCACGCCGTGAACGCGCACCGCGCGAACAACGCGAAGAGCGTGAGGCTGGTCCGGAAGGCTTCTCCAGCGGTCCTAAGCCCGCGTTCCTGCGCGGCGACTGA
- a CDS encoding alpha/beta hydrolase codes for MPEVIFPGAAGRVEGRYQEPPKEGAPIALILHGHPRAGGSMQDRVTVQLYKLFVDKGFGALRFNFRGIGRSQGVFDNGMGELSDAASALDYLQGMNPNAEQCWVGGYSFGAWIGLQLLMRRPEIDGFIAVAPPANHYDLSFLAPCPASGVIIYGTRDSVTTAQDMERVIGRIRTQKNIKVDGAPIEGADHFFRGRDPGEDHLAEVDVHARTYLERRLAAPPRPPTSKR; via the coding sequence ATGCCAGAAGTGATTTTCCCGGGCGCAGCCGGGCGTGTTGAAGGCCGGTACCAGGAGCCGCCGAAGGAAGGCGCGCCGATCGCGCTTATCTTGCACGGCCACCCGCGCGCCGGCGGCTCGATGCAGGACCGTGTCACGGTCCAACTCTACAAGCTTTTCGTCGATAAGGGCTTCGGCGCTCTGCGCTTCAACTTCCGCGGCATCGGCCGCAGCCAGGGCGTGTTCGACAACGGCATGGGCGAGCTTTCGGACGCCGCCTCCGCGCTCGACTATTTGCAAGGCATGAACCCCAACGCCGAGCAGTGCTGGGTTGGCGGCTATTCGTTCGGCGCTTGGATCGGGCTGCAACTGCTGATGCGTCGTCCGGAGATCGACGGCTTCATCGCGGTGGCGCCGCCGGCCAACCACTACGACCTCTCGTTCCTCGCACCCTGCCCCGCTTCAGGCGTGATTATCTACGGCACGCGAGACAGCGTGACGACTGCGCAGGATATGGAACGCGTCATTGGGCGCATCCGCACGCAGAAGAATATCAAGGTCGATGGCGCGCCAATTGAAGGCGCCGATCACTTCTTCCGTGGCCGCGATCCCGGCGAAGATCACCTCGCCGAAGTCGATGTGCACGCGCGCACCTATCTCGAGCGACGCCTCGCAGCGCCGCCTCGTCCGCCGACGTCTAAGCGCTAA
- a CDS encoding Rrf2 family transcriptional regulator, which translates to MRLTSKGRYAVMAMADLALHGGGERAVPLQEVARRQEISLSYLEQLFAKMRRAGLVSGVRGPGGGYRLARSADSVTVAEIIAAVNEPIKATRCDDASTKSCIGKTGRCIAHGLWQEMGDRIHLFLASVSLADVLERRFDGGARVAAE; encoded by the coding sequence ATGCGTTTGACCTCGAAAGGCCGCTACGCGGTCATGGCAATGGCGGATCTAGCACTCCACGGCGGCGGCGAACGCGCCGTGCCGCTGCAGGAAGTGGCGCGCCGGCAAGAGATTTCGCTCTCCTATCTCGAACAGCTGTTCGCCAAGATGCGCCGGGCCGGGCTGGTGTCCGGTGTGCGCGGACCCGGTGGTGGTTATCGCCTAGCGCGGTCGGCGGATAGCGTGACTGTCGCTGAAATCATCGCGGCTGTGAACGAACCGATCAAAGCGACGCGCTGCGACGACGCCTCCACCAAAAGCTGCATCGGCAAAACCGGCCGCTGCATTGCGCATGGGCTCTGGCAAGAGATGGGCGATCGTATCCACCTCTTTCTCGCGTCCGTGTCACTCGCCGACGTGCTGGAGCGCCGTTTCGACGGCGGCGCACGCGTGGCCGCGGAATAA
- a CDS encoding cysteine desulfurase family protein — translation MTKTPIYCDYNAGAPVRAEAAVAMARALAVAGNPSSVHAAGRAARAAIEDAREKIAAAVGASAENVVFTSGATEALHLVLDAFDVAQRKDPVVDDEGFIEEFPPPPSLIVSAVEHDALFEHAKHREMLRAPVQQDGTIDLAVLESIVREAPKPALVAVQLANNETGVIQPIAQIAAICREHGAMLLVDAAQAFGRIPVNIADLDATYLVVSSHKLGGPQGIGALVLAPGAPYVTTRFGGGQERGRRPGTENGPAIVSFGVAVDWALRDVDEEALRLAALRDRFEAGLPRDAVVFGAGARRLPNTSNFALPGLTAETAVIAMDLEGVAISSGAACSSGKVRSSRVLAAMGVAPEVAKAALRVSFGHESKESDVDEVLNALTKIAARRAQGAAA, via the coding sequence ATGACCAAGACGCCGATCTATTGCGACTACAACGCCGGCGCGCCTGTGCGCGCTGAAGCGGCGGTCGCGATGGCGCGCGCCTTGGCTGTTGCGGGCAATCCGTCCTCGGTGCACGCCGCAGGCCGCGCGGCGCGCGCGGCGATCGAGGACGCGCGTGAGAAGATTGCGGCGGCTGTGGGCGCCAGCGCCGAGAACGTGGTGTTCACGTCCGGCGCGACCGAAGCGCTGCATCTGGTGCTGGACGCTTTCGATGTTGCCCAACGCAAAGATCCGGTTGTCGATGACGAAGGCTTCATAGAAGAATTTCCGCCGCCACCGTCACTGATTGTTTCCGCCGTCGAGCACGACGCGCTGTTTGAACACGCTAAGCATCGCGAGATGTTGCGCGCACCTGTGCAGCAGGATGGCACGATCGATCTGGCCGTGCTGGAGAGCATCGTGCGCGAAGCGCCGAAGCCGGCGCTCGTCGCCGTGCAGCTGGCGAACAATGAAACCGGTGTGATCCAACCGATCGCCCAGATTGCCGCGATCTGCCGCGAGCACGGCGCGATGTTGCTTGTCGACGCGGCGCAGGCGTTCGGGCGTATCCCAGTTAACATCGCTGATCTCGATGCGACCTATCTCGTCGTCTCCAGCCACAAGCTCGGCGGCCCGCAAGGCATCGGCGCATTGGTGCTTGCGCCCGGCGCGCCTTACGTGACGACGCGTTTCGGCGGCGGCCAAGAGCGCGGGCGCCGGCCTGGCACAGAGAATGGTCCGGCGATTGTCAGCTTCGGTGTCGCCGTTGACTGGGCGCTGCGCGACGTTGACGAAGAGGCGTTGCGTCTCGCGGCCTTACGCGATCGCTTTGAAGCAGGCCTTCCGCGCGACGCCGTCGTATTTGGCGCCGGCGCCAGGCGTCTGCCTAACACGTCCAACTTCGCGCTTCCCGGCCTCACCGCCGAAACCGCCGTGATCGCAATGGATCTAGAAGGCGTCGCGATTAGTTCAGGCGCTGCATGCTCTTCCGGCAAGGTGCGTTCAAGCCGTGTACTCGCGGCGATGGGCGTTGCGCCTGAAGTGGCGAAGGCCGCGTTACGAGTGAGCTTCGGCCACGAGTCGAAAGAGTCCGACGTCGATGAAGTCCTCAACGCGCTGACCAAGATCGCCGCGCGCCGCGCGCAGGGAGCGGCGGCATGA
- the sufB gene encoding Fe-S cluster assembly protein SufB — MSAVKESIDKNTVAAARALEGEKYKHGFITELEQDFAPPGLNEDIVRFISAKKSEPEWMLAWRLEAFKRWQTMEEPTWALVHYPPINYQAARYYAAPKSGAKYKSIEDVDPEILETYKKLGIPLREAEVLLGVEGSAKVAVDAVFDSVSVITTFKEELAKAGVIFCSMSEAVREHSDLVKKYLGSVVPASDNFFATLNSAVFSDGSFVYVPPGVRCPMELSTYFRMNAEGTGQFERTLIIADKGAYVSYLEGCTAPMRDENQLHAAVVELVALDDAEIKYSTVQNWWPGDSEGKGGIYNFVTKRGDCRGKRSKISWTQVETGSAITWKYPSCILRGDDSSGEFYSIAVTNGRQQADTGTKMIHLGKNTRSRVISKGISAGRSSNAYRGLVSAHAKATGARNFTQCDSLLIGDKCAAHTVPYVETRTPDAQFEHEATTTRLSDDQLFYLRSRGIPEEAAVALLVNGFVREVLQKLPMEFAVEAQKLLEVSLEGSVG; from the coding sequence ATGAGCGCGGTAAAAGAAAGCATCGACAAAAACACGGTCGCCGCCGCGCGTGCGTTGGAGGGCGAGAAGTACAAGCACGGCTTCATCACCGAGCTCGAGCAGGATTTTGCGCCGCCGGGTCTCAACGAAGATATCGTGCGCTTCATTTCCGCAAAGAAGAGCGAGCCAGAATGGATGCTGGCTTGGCGCCTCGAAGCGTTCAAGCGCTGGCAAACGATGGAAGAGCCGACTTGGGCGCTCGTCCACTATCCGCCGATCAACTATCAGGCCGCGCGCTACTACGCAGCGCCGAAGTCTGGCGCGAAGTACAAGAGCATCGAGGACGTCGATCCAGAGATCCTCGAAACCTACAAGAAGCTCGGCATCCCGCTCCGGGAAGCCGAAGTGCTGCTCGGCGTTGAAGGCAGCGCTAAGGTGGCCGTCGACGCTGTGTTCGACAGCGTCTCAGTGATCACGACGTTCAAGGAAGAACTGGCCAAGGCCGGCGTCATCTTCTGTTCGATGAGCGAAGCGGTGCGCGAGCATTCCGATCTGGTGAAAAAGTATCTCGGCTCCGTGGTGCCTGCGTCGGATAACTTCTTCGCGACGTTGAACAGCGCCGTCTTCTCCGACGGGTCGTTTGTTTATGTGCCGCCGGGCGTTCGCTGCCCAATGGAGCTCAGCACGTATTTCCGCATGAACGCCGAAGGCACCGGCCAGTTTGAACGCACGCTGATCATTGCCGACAAGGGCGCTTACGTCTCGTACCTCGAAGGCTGCACGGCGCCGATGCGCGATGAAAACCAGCTGCACGCCGCCGTGGTTGAACTCGTCGCGCTCGATGACGCCGAGATCAAATACTCGACGGTTCAGAACTGGTGGCCGGGTGATAGTGAAGGGAAAGGCGGGATCTATAATTTCGTGACAAAGCGCGGAGATTGTCGCGGAAAGCGCTCAAAGATTTCGTGGACACAAGTGGAGACCGGCTCGGCGATAACGTGGAAATACCCCAGCTGCATCCTGCGCGGCGACGATAGCTCCGGCGAGTTCTACTCGATCGCCGTGACCAACGGCCGTCAGCAAGCCGACACCGGCACTAAGATGATCCACCTCGGCAAGAACACGCGCTCGCGTGTGATCTCGAAGGGAATTTCTGCTGGGCGCTCATCGAATGCCTATCGCGGCCTAGTCTCAGCGCACGCCAAGGCCACCGGCGCGCGCAATTTCACGCAATGCGACTCGCTGCTGATCGGCGACAAGTGCGCGGCGCATACCGTGCCATACGTCGAAACGCGCACGCCGGACGCGCAGTTCGAACACGAAGCCACGACGACGCGCCTGTCCGACGATCAGCTGTTTTACCTGCGTTCGCGCGGCATTCCGGAGGAGGCGGCGGTGGCGCTGCTGGTGAACGGGTTTGTGCGCGAAGTGCTGCAGAAGCTGCCGATGGAGTTCGCAGTGGAAGCGCAGAAGCTTTTGGAAGTCAGCCTCGAGGGGAGTGTCGGATGA
- the sufC gene encoding Fe-S cluster assembly ATPase SufC, translating into MFDVQNLHVAVGGTEIIKGLTLSVPAGETHAIMGPNGSGKSTLAYALAGRDGYAVTQGSATLDGLNLLEASPEQRAGGGLFLSFQYPVEIPGLSAIAFLKASLNSLRAQHSEVALSAPEILKLIRARADALKISDEMLKRPLNVGFSGGEKKRFEALQMAVLAPRFAILDETDSGLDIDALKIVSESVNALRKPENGGAERGMLVITHYQRLLDYIKPDRVHVLAQGRIAASGGPELALELEREGYDKYLRAA; encoded by the coding sequence TTGTTTGACGTCCAGAATTTGCACGTTGCTGTTGGCGGCACGGAGATCATCAAAGGTCTCACGCTCTCCGTTCCAGCGGGTGAGACGCACGCCATTATGGGACCCAACGGGTCCGGCAAGTCGACGCTCGCCTATGCCTTGGCCGGGCGTGACGGGTACGCGGTGACGCAAGGCTCCGCGACACTAGATGGCCTGAACTTGCTTGAAGCATCTCCCGAGCAGCGCGCAGGCGGCGGCTTGTTCTTGTCGTTCCAATACCCGGTGGAAATTCCAGGCTTGTCCGCAATCGCCTTTCTGAAGGCGTCGCTCAATTCGCTCCGGGCGCAGCACAGTGAAGTGGCGCTCAGCGCGCCTGAGATATTGAAGCTGATCCGCGCCAGGGCGGATGCGCTCAAGATCAGCGACGAGATGCTGAAGCGGCCGCTCAATGTCGGTTTCTCCGGCGGCGAGAAGAAGCGGTTCGAAGCGTTGCAGATGGCCGTCCTCGCGCCGCGTTTCGCCATTCTGGATGAAACCGATTCCGGCCTCGATATCGACGCGCTGAAGATCGTGTCCGAAAGCGTAAATGCTCTGCGCAAGCCGGAGAACGGCGGCGCCGAGCGCGGCATGCTTGTGATCACGCACTATCAGCGCCTGCTCGACTACATCAAACCCGATCGCGTGCACGTGCTGGCCCAGGGCCGCATCGCCGCGAGTGGCGGGCCGGAGCTTGCGCTCGAACTTGAGCGCGAAGGCTATGACAAATATCTGAGGGCGGCGTGA
- a CDS encoding SufD family Fe-S cluster assembly protein, with amino-acid sequence MIASEFPNRRVEAWKYSDLRAALADERPVLRDGRDIIERLAPGTQRMVIPAGEHRMFVERMDDDRNIDARSFDFELDEGASLTRIVIQTGAAFPLAMARVALGQRARLKQFVLAKGGKLARIETHVDVRGEGAKVEMNGVYLAGAGRHADLTSVITHNAIGGETRQLIKGVAVKGGRGVFQGKIVVERGAQQTDARQYHHGMLLEAGAEVFAKPELMIHADDVQCAHGNTAGGLDQTALFYMRSRGISEAEARALLIEAFLVEAVPGGLPVELVEELTGLMRDWLAESAS; translated from the coding sequence GTGATTGCGTCGGAGTTCCCCAATCGCCGCGTCGAGGCGTGGAAATATTCCGATCTGCGCGCGGCGCTGGCGGACGAGCGCCCGGTCCTGCGCGACGGGCGCGACATCATCGAACGTTTGGCGCCGGGGACCCAGCGCATGGTGATTCCGGCCGGCGAGCATCGCATGTTCGTCGAACGCATGGACGACGACCGCAACATCGATGCGCGGTCATTCGACTTTGAGCTGGACGAGGGCGCGTCGCTGACGCGGATCGTCATTCAGACGGGCGCGGCGTTTCCTTTGGCGATGGCGCGCGTGGCGCTGGGCCAGCGCGCTCGGCTTAAGCAGTTCGTGCTCGCCAAGGGCGGCAAGCTGGCGCGGATTGAGACGCATGTGGATGTGCGCGGCGAAGGCGCCAAGGTGGAAATGAACGGCGTCTACCTCGCCGGCGCCGGACGGCACGCGGACCTGACCTCGGTCATCACGCACAACGCGATCGGCGGCGAAACGCGCCAGCTCATCAAAGGCGTCGCCGTCAAAGGCGGGCGCGGCGTGTTTCAGGGCAAGATCGTCGTCGAGCGCGGCGCGCAGCAAACCGATGCGCGGCAGTATCACCACGGCATGTTGCTCGAAGCGGGCGCCGAGGTTTTCGCCAAGCCGGAACTCATGATTCACGCCGACGACGTGCAATGCGCGCACGGCAACACTGCCGGCGGATTGGATCAAACCGCGCTTTTCTACATGCGCAGTCGCGGCATCAGCGAAGCAGAGGCGCGCGCGTTGCTGATCGAGGCGTTCCTGGTCGAAGCGGTTCCGGGTGGTTTGCCTGTCGAGCTGGTCGAGGAGCTCACTGGCTTGATGCGTGATTGGCTGGCGGAGAGCGCGTCATGA
- a CDS encoding aminotransferase class V-fold PLP-dependent enzyme, whose protein sequence is MNAPLIKRSFDVEAVRAQFPILERTVHGRPLVYLDNAASAQKPEAVIEAMAGAMRGAYANVHRGLHALANETTDAFEGARSTVARFINAPSPQTIVFTKSGTHAINIVAAGLDIQPGDEIVLSVMEHHSNIVPWHFLRERKGAVLKWVDIDDDGVIDPGALDDLMGPRTKLVTLSHMSNVLGVKTRADELIRLAHGKGVPVLLDGCQRVVHGHVDVQALDVDFYAFTGHKIYGPTGIGILYGKPERLAALPPFEGGGEMIDIVERERVTYNEPPHRFEAGTPPILEAIGLKAAIDWFTGQDRGAIEAHEAAIRDRAMAALRGLNWVTLHGQAADKGAIVAFSVEGAHPHDIAQILDRQGVAVRAGHHCAQPLMQRLGVTATARASFACYNRIEEVDVFIEALHKARKLLS, encoded by the coding sequence ATGAATGCGCCTCTGATCAAGCGTTCCTTCGACGTTGAGGCTGTGCGGGCGCAGTTTCCGATCCTGGAGCGCACCGTCCATGGGCGGCCGCTCGTCTATCTCGACAACGCCGCGAGCGCGCAGAAACCCGAAGCCGTGATCGAGGCGATGGCCGGCGCCATGCGCGGCGCCTACGCCAATGTGCACCGCGGTTTGCACGCGCTCGCTAACGAGACGACGGATGCGTTCGAAGGCGCCCGCTCCACGGTGGCGCGGTTCATCAACGCGCCGTCGCCGCAGACCATCGTGTTCACCAAGAGCGGCACGCACGCGATCAACATCGTCGCCGCCGGGCTCGACATCCAGCCAGGTGACGAGATCGTGTTGTCGGTGATGGAGCACCACTCCAATATCGTGCCGTGGCATTTCCTGCGTGAGCGCAAAGGCGCGGTGCTGAAATGGGTCGATATCGATGACGACGGCGTCATTGATCCGGGCGCGCTGGACGACTTGATGGGCCCAAGGACGAAGCTCGTCACGCTGTCGCACATGTCGAACGTGCTGGGCGTCAAAACGCGCGCCGACGAACTGATCCGCCTGGCGCATGGCAAGGGCGTGCCGGTGCTGCTCGACGGGTGCCAACGCGTTGTGCACGGCCATGTCGATGTGCAGGCGCTCGACGTCGATTTCTACGCCTTCACCGGCCACAAGATTTATGGACCGACCGGCATCGGCATTCTTTACGGTAAGCCTGAGCGACTTGCTGCACTGCCGCCCTTCGAGGGCGGCGGCGAGATGATCGATATCGTCGAGCGCGAGCGTGTCACCTACAATGAGCCGCCGCACCGCTTCGAGGCCGGCACGCCGCCGATCTTGGAAGCGATCGGACTAAAAGCTGCGATCGATTGGTTCACCGGTCAGGACCGCGGCGCGATCGAGGCGCACGAAGCAGCGATACGTGATCGCGCTATGGCTGCCTTGCGCGGATTGAACTGGGTGACGCTGCACGGGCAGGCGGCCGATAAGGGCGCCATCGTCGCGTTCTCCGTCGAAGGCGCCCATCCGCATGATATCGCGCAGATCTTGGATCGCCAGGGCGTCGCGGTGCGCGCGGGTCACCATTGCGCGCAGCCGCTGATGCAGCGGCTTGGCGTTACCGCCACGGCGCGGGCGAGCTTTGCGTGCTACAATCGTATCGAAGAAGTCGATGTGTTTATCGAGGCCTTGCACAAGGCCAGGAAGCTTCTGAGCTAG